The following proteins are encoded in a genomic region of Vicugna pacos chromosome 16, VicPac4, whole genome shotgun sequence:
- the GALR2 gene encoding LOW QUALITY PROTEIN: galanin receptor type 2 (The sequence of the model RefSeq protein was modified relative to this genomic sequence to represent the inferred CDS: inserted 1 base in 1 codon), which translates to MNGSGGLDTEDASEAAGAGSWQPEAVIVPALFALIFFVGTVGNALVLAVLLRGGQAVSTTNLFILNLGVADLCFIVCCVPFQATIYTLDGWVFGSLLCKAVHFFIFLTMHASSFTLAAVSLDRYLAIRYPLHSRELRTPRNALAAIAFIWGLSLLFSGPYLSYYRQSRLANLTVCHPVWSAPRRRAMDLCTFVFSYVLPVVVLGLTYARTLRYLWRAVDPVAASSGARRAKRKVTRMIIIVAALFCLCWMPHHALILCVWFGRFPLTRATYALRILSHLVSYANSCVNPIVYALVSKHFRKGFRKICAGLLRRAPRRASGRVCVAVQGARGSSVLERESTDLTHVSEAAGXLFPCAGASQRPALEPGPQPVLRDQNARKGILTVNVT; encoded by the exons ATGAATGGCTCGGGTGGCCTGGACACTGAGGACGCGAGCGAGGCGGCCGGCGCGGGGAGCTGGCAGCCGGAGGCAGTCATCGTGCCTGCGCTGTTTGCGCTCATCTTCTTCGTGGGCACCGTGGGCAACGCACTGGTGCTGGCCGTGCTACTGCGCGGCGGCCAGGCGGTCAGCACCACCAACCTGTTCATCCTCAACCTGGGCGTGGCCGACCTGTGTTTCATCGTGTGCTGCGTGCCCTTCCAGGCCACCATCTATACCCTGGACGGCTGGGTGTTCGGCTCGCTGCTCTGCAAAGCCGTCCACTTCTTCATCTTCCTCACCATGCACGCCAGCAGTTTCACGCTGGCCGCTGTCTCCCTGGACAG GTATCTGGCCATCCGATACCCGCTGCACTCTCGCGAGCTGCGCACGCCTCGCAACGCGCTGGCGGCCATCGCGTTCATCTGGGGGCTATCGCTGCTCTTCTCCGGGCCCTACCTGAGTTACTACCGCCAGTCGCGGCTGGCCAACCTGACCGTGTGCCACCCGGTGTGGAGCGCGCCTCGCCGCCGCGCCATGGACCTCTGCACTTTTGTCTTCAGCTACGTGCTCCCCGTGGTGGTGCTCGGCCTGACCTACGCGCGCACGCTGCGCTACCTCTGGCGCGCCGTCGACCCGGTGGCCGCCAGCTCGGGCGCCCGGCGGGCCAAGCGCAAGGTGACGCGTATGATCATCATCGTGGCCGCACTCTTCTGCCTTTGTTGGATGCCTCACCACGCGCTTATCCTTTGCGTGTGGTTCGGCCGCTTCCCTCTGACGCGGGCCACCTACGCGCTGCGTATCCTCTCGCACCTAGTCTCCTACGCCAACTCGTGCGTCAACCCCATCGTTTACGCTCTGGTCTCCAAGCACTTCCGCAAGGGCTTCCGCAAGATCTGTGCGGGCTTGCTGCGCCGCGCCCCGCGCAGAGCCTCTGGCCGCGTGTGTGTCGCGGTCCAGGGCGCCCGCGGCAGCAGCGTGTTGGAGCGCGAGTCCACCGACCTAACGCACGTGAGCGAGGCGGCCG CCCTCTTTCCCTGCGCCGGCGCCTCTCAGCGGCCAGCCCTCGAACCTGGTCCCCAGCCTGTCCTGCGGGACCAAAATGCCCGCAAAGGCATCCTGACAGTTAATGTGACCTGA